From the Deinococcus radiophilus genome, one window contains:
- the msrA gene encoding peptide-methionine (S)-S-oxide reductase MsrA yields MTQANETTQQAIFAGGCFWCTEAVMLRVRGVQQVESGYIGGRRPNPSYEQICTGVTGHAEAVRVTFDPSQVSYRDLLHIFFGTHDPTTLNRQGADRGTQYRSALFPLNDDQRAEAQAVMQELNDSTYAGGIVTSIEDASEFYVAEDYHQDYYANNPQNPYCGAVVAPKVAKLRQSYAHFLNE; encoded by the coding sequence ATGACCCAGGCGAATGAAACGACCCAACAAGCCATCTTTGCGGGAGGCTGCTTCTGGTGTACCGAAGCGGTGATGCTGCGCGTTCGCGGCGTCCAGCAGGTCGAAAGCGGTTATATCGGGGGCCGCCGCCCCAATCCTAGCTACGAGCAGATTTGCACGGGCGTTACCGGCCACGCCGAAGCTGTGCGGGTCACTTTCGATCCCAGTCAGGTTAGCTACCGCGATCTGCTGCATATCTTTTTCGGAACGCACGACCCCACCACCCTGAACCGCCAAGGTGCTGACCGGGGCACGCAGTACCGCAGCGCCCTTTTTCCACTGAATGATGACCAGCGCGCCGAGGCCCAGGCGGTGATGCAGGAGCTGAACGACAGCACCTACGCGGGCGGCATCGTGACCAGCATTGAAGATGCCAGCGAGTTCTATGTGGCCGAGGATTACCACCAGGACTACTACGCCAACAACCCGCAGAACCCTTATTGCGGCGCAGTGGTGGCTCCTAAAGTCGCCAAGCTGCGCCAGAGTTACGCCCATTTTCTGAACGAGTAA
- a CDS encoding butyrate kinase gives MRVYVLSVSSSSLKLGLAELTPPVPSVGPEAVGVSECGGPDPVQDGRLDLQMTRADLPLDPHLLNGTGLDLNRALDALEMQAAAWPPADAVVTVAAWEEPAAAVSDRSQVIYVAPEHLLQAQHDLPSGAVLGNRGLRLAIAWAMRLGVPLLTVPLPQQVELPADARETGIPGLRREPRFHVLNSEMVAREAAYDVGQRFCDAAVIAAHLGSTSSVTAYQKGKVVNSTGSGLTGGPMGLRQAGPVSPATLQRLWDSDHLQMHAGAWTEFWTGEGGLRALTGYGSVRELMAAEETDPRVQAAAAAFVHQVACAVGQQCGALTIRPDAIVLTGPLARWDGVMHRLEARLSWMAPVFVVPGDLEFEAVARAAGRGLMGWAPMHSWPRELQPA, from the coding sequence ATGCGCGTATACGTGCTCAGCGTAAGTAGTAGCAGCCTGAAACTGGGGTTGGCCGAGTTGACCCCGCCGGTCCCTTCTGTTGGGCCCGAAGCTGTTGGTGTGTCTGAATGTGGCGGGCCTGATCCGGTACAGGATGGTCGCCTGGATCTTCAGATGACCCGCGCCGATCTGCCGCTGGACCCGCACCTTCTCAACGGGACGGGGTTGGATCTGAACCGTGCTCTGGATGCCCTGGAGATGCAGGCTGCTGCCTGGCCGCCTGCCGACGCGGTGGTGACGGTGGCCGCCTGGGAAGAACCTGCCGCCGCAGTCAGTGACCGCAGCCAGGTAATCTATGTGGCGCCCGAGCATCTTCTCCAGGCCCAGCATGATCTCCCCAGCGGGGCCGTCCTGGGCAACCGGGGCCTGCGGCTGGCGATTGCCTGGGCCATGCGTCTGGGTGTTCCTCTGCTGACGGTTCCTTTGCCGCAGCAGGTCGAGTTGCCTGCTGACGCGCGCGAAACAGGGATTCCCGGTCTGCGACGCGAACCGCGCTTTCATGTCCTGAACTCCGAAATGGTGGCCCGCGAGGCCGCCTATGACGTCGGACAGCGCTTCTGTGACGCAGCAGTGATTGCCGCACACCTCGGCAGCACCAGCAGTGTGACGGCGTATCAGAAGGGCAAGGTCGTCAATTCCACCGGGTCGGGCCTGACCGGCGGTCCCATGGGCCTACGGCAGGCGGGGCCAGTTTCCCCCGCGACCTTGCAGCGGCTCTGGGACAGCGATCATCTTCAGATGCACGCTGGCGCCTGGACCGAGTTCTGGACTGGTGAAGGCGGCCTGCGGGCACTGACCGGCTACGGCAGCGTGCGCGAGTTGATGGCCGCTGAAGAAACCGATCCACGTGTGCAAGCGGCGGCAGCGGCTTTCGTGCATCAAGTGGCCTGCGCAGTGGGTCAACAGTGTGGTGCGCTGACCATCCGGCCGGACGCCATCGTGCTGACTGGGCCTCTGGCCCGCTGGGATGGTGTCATGCACCGCTTGGAAGCCCGCCTGAGCTGGATGGCTCCGGTGTTCGTGGTGCCAGGCGATCTGGAGTTTGAAGCGGTCGCCCGTGCCGCTGGGCGTGGACTGATGGGATGGGCTCCCATGCACAGCTGGCCCCGTGAGCTGCAACCTGCCTGA